A genomic region of Dactylococcopsis salina PCC 8305 contains the following coding sequences:
- a CDS encoding rod shape-determining protein: MGVDLGTANTLVYVSGKGIVLKEPSVVAIDQDNKEALAFGEDAKQMLGRTPGSIVASRPLRDGVIADFDSAELMLQHFIKRAHGGRTLVSPRIVIGIPSGVTGVEKRAVMEAALQAGARDVFLIDEPVAAAIGAGLSVAEPTGNMIIDIGGGTTEVAVLSLQGTVLSESVRVAGDELSDSITQYMKKVHNLVIGERTAEEIKIRVSSAYPTEGDDDLSMEVRGLHLLSGLPRMVAIKAPEIRESMSEPLSVIVEAVKRTLERTPPELASDIINQGIMLAGGGALLRGLDTLITHETGIVTHVAPDPLQCVVLGTGNVLENFKQLGRVFTGSSSS, translated from the coding sequence ATGGGCGTTGATCTTGGAACAGCAAACACCCTAGTTTATGTTTCAGGGAAGGGGATTGTCCTAAAAGAACCGTCAGTGGTCGCCATTGACCAAGATAACAAGGAAGCACTCGCTTTTGGAGAAGATGCGAAACAAATGTTAGGACGAACTCCTGGCAGTATTGTCGCCTCACGTCCGTTGCGAGATGGAGTCATTGCTGATTTTGACAGCGCCGAGTTGATGTTGCAACACTTTATCAAAAGAGCTCATGGCGGTAGAACGTTGGTTTCTCCTCGGATTGTTATTGGTATTCCTTCGGGAGTGACGGGAGTGGAAAAACGAGCGGTAATGGAAGCTGCTTTACAAGCGGGAGCAAGGGATGTATTTCTCATTGATGAACCCGTCGCCGCTGCCATTGGTGCGGGTTTATCCGTTGCTGAACCCACAGGAAATATGATTATTGATATTGGTGGGGGAACAACCGAAGTCGCTGTTTTAAGTTTGCAAGGAACGGTTTTAAGTGAATCTGTCCGTGTGGCTGGCGATGAACTCAGCGATTCCATTACTCAGTATATGAAAAAGGTTCATAACCTAGTTATTGGGGAACGAACCGCCGAGGAAATTAAAATTCGGGTGAGTTCGGCTTATCCCACAGAAGGAGATGATGACTTATCTATGGAAGTCCGAGGGTTACATTTATTATCGGGTTTACCGCGTATGGTGGCGATTAAAGCCCCAGAAATTCGGGAAAGTATGTCAGAACCTTTATCGGTGATTGTGGAAGCAGTTAAACGGACTTTGGAACGGACTCCACCAGAGTTGGCTTCTGATATCATCAATCAAGGGATTATGCTTGCCGGAGGTGGCGCTCTCTTGCGAGGATTAGATACTCTCATCACCCATGAAACGGGAATTGTGACTCATGTGGCGCCTGATCCCTTACAATGTGTGGTTCTCGGTACGGGAAATGTTTTAGAGAACTTTAAACAGTTGGGGCGAGTCTTTACAGGGAGTTCCAGCAGTTAA
- a CDS encoding single-stranded DNA-binding protein: protein MNLNVVHLVGRAGVDPEIKYFESGKVLCKFPIAVDRRTKKDDKPDWFELEMWGRTAEIASEYVRKGKQVGIQGKLKIDTWQDQNGNNRSSPRIAVDRLDLLGSKGDTQGGSSYDRPDEF from the coding sequence ATGAATCTAAATGTGGTGCATTTAGTGGGTCGCGCTGGTGTTGATCCAGAAATCAAATACTTTGAAAGTGGTAAGGTGTTATGTAAATTTCCCATTGCGGTCGATCGACGCACAAAAAAAGATGACAAACCCGATTGGTTTGAGCTAGAAATGTGGGGACGCACGGCGGAAATTGCTTCTGAATATGTCCGCAAAGGAAAACAGGTGGGAATACAAGGGAAGTTAAAAATTGACACTTGGCAAGACCAAAATGGTAATAATCGCTCTAGTCCAAGAATTGCTGTTGATCGATTAGATTTACTTGGATCAAAAGGGGATACTCAAGGGGGATCAAGCTATGATCGTCCCGATGAGTTTTAG
- a CDS encoding HesB/IscA family protein: MTQAIQSQQQGIQLSETALTHLNKLREEQGKDLCLRVGVRNGGCSGMSYLMDFEDPSNVREDDEVFDYDGFKIICDPKSLLYIYGLQLDYSNALIGGGFQFTNPNASQTCGCGKSFGV, encoded by the coding sequence ATGACACAAGCAATTCAATCCCAACAACAAGGTATTCAACTCTCAGAAACCGCTCTGACTCATTTGAATAAGTTACGAGAAGAACAAGGAAAAGACCTTTGTTTGCGAGTGGGTGTTCGCAACGGCGGCTGTTCTGGAATGTCCTATCTGATGGATTTTGAAGACCCCAGCAATGTCCGTGAGGATGATGAGGTCTTTGATTACGATGGTTTTAAGATTATCTGTGACCCGAAAAGTTTACTGTATATCTATGGCTTACAACTGGATTACAGTAACGCTTTAATTGGGGGAGGATTCCAATTTACCAATCCCAATGCCTCCCAAACTTGTGGCTGTGGGAAGTCTTTTGGT